One genomic region from Drosophila subpulchrella strain 33 F10 #4 breed RU33 chromosome 2R, RU_Dsub_v1.1 Primary Assembly, whole genome shotgun sequence encodes:
- the LOC119549354 gene encoding uncharacterized protein LOC119549354 — protein MNLDDSLTSSQIGKFEDSQSAAGPKTKISHSPPEYFLRDFKEWQGMSSVDLETDKKLLRQATKAWHQLPPKLKVKYLIKIRVQTSQERKIKDMKVKKTYKEKPLQNGVLRSSKFKRKRKVILVEPSLKILRPKMIARRPTPLPSPRKRKENRSRTLPKYVPYRQKSSKL, from the coding sequence ATGAACTTGGATGACAGCTTGACAAGCAGCCAAATTGGCAAGTTTGAAGATTCTCAGTCGGCAGCAGGGCCTAAAACGAAAATATCACATAGTCCACCTGAATATTTCCTCAGGGATTTTAAGGAGTGGCAAGGAATGAGCTCTGTAGACCTGGAAACTGACAAGAAACTTCTGAGACAGGCCACCAAGGCGTGGCACCAACTGCCTCCGAAACTGAAAGTCAAGTACCTAATAAAAATAAGAGTTCAGACATCCCAGGAGCGGAAAATCAAGGATATGaaagtaaaaaaaacttataaGGAAAAACCTCTGCAAAATGGGGTTTTGCGCAGCAGTAAATTCAAGCGTAAACGAAAAGTCATCCTGGTGGAACCCTCTTTAAAGATTCTGCGCCCCAAGATGATAGCCCGAAGGCCAACTCCGTTGCCAAGTCCgaggaaaagaaaggaaaatcGTTCTAGAACCTTGCCAAAATACGTTCCCTATCGTCAAAAGTCTTCAAAACTGTAA